In the Rhododendron vialii isolate Sample 1 chromosome 2a, ASM3025357v1 genome, GCTTGAGTAGTTTCAAATCAAGCTCAAATAATGAGTAGTTTTAAATCGAGATCAAGTAGCTTTAGTATTGGTTTTTCGAACAAGATTAGCGATtcagattttgaaaatatcacctttttttttattcaagtagcttttttttttactttttttttttgataaataaaaatctGTAGATGGTACTAGCAAATGTGGAACAAAAGGAATATTTAATTTCAAGAACTTATTTGTGTATCAAGCCCGTCTTGAACAAGTCATTTTGGGTGACAAGTCCATTTTTAcgatattaaataaataatcttgTAGAGTTAAGATTTCTTGTTacagacaaaaataaataatccgCTCTAACGAATTTTTCGTTTTCGTTGTTagtttatttctttctccacgTGAGCCTAGGCTCTTGAATTGTTCTCTATTGCGTTTAATTTTACTATTGAACGGCTCACATGAATGATGTAGTGTCATGTTATTACATTTTCTAGAATATAATTTTCCTGCCTTCTATTACagtaataaaaaagaaatttagaCACACCGTTGATGTGGTGTTCCAGGCTCACTCAACACCTCCCCCCACCCCCTTTCACCTCTCCCACCCCTATAAAACCCTCTCAACTCCCACATTCATCATTTCACTTCTCAAAAACAGCCAAACAAGCCTCTAGCTAGACCCATTTTACAGTACCTTCTCACCAAAAAATCACCCACCGCCGGTGCCCGGGAAATGCTTGTTCCGGCGACCGGTTCCCTTCTCCCCACACGCAACCTCCTTGTCTCCTTCCACCGCCGTCACGTCTTCTACGAACAACCCCAAAGCAAGTGATTCCATTCTTCGCCACACACCACCGAGGAAAGGTATTGCattaatttctagatttttcgaTTTTGGTCCTTGGACTTAGATTTAAAATTAATCTGAGACCAACCGTGATCGTTGATCTGTTTGATACCTTGAGGTGAGGCTGTATCAATTGGATTAATGTGTTTTGCGGAGCCTTTTTTTTCTCAGTCAAGATTGTTACGAGACTCCTTGATTAGACTTACCATTTGACATTTTTGACTGCTCACTGCAACTTTTgcaaggaaaggaaaaataaagtatttttgcCATAAGATTAGCTTCAATTTTTTAGCacaagatttttttctttttaaagaaaTCTTGATTATACATTAGTTTCAACCCAATTAAATTGAAAGGTCTAAAATTTTTATCAAATAATTTCTATCAAATGAACACATAAATATTCTCCTTTACTTTGCTTGACCCTTTGCTTGACCATAGCTTTCtcgagaataattttttttttgcactatttTCTGGACAGGTAAACGAAGCCTAAAGTGTAATTTACAGGATGCCTCCGATGAAGATTCAACCACTCGATTCTCAAGCGTACAACGAGTCCTTGATCCGGAACACCGATGCGGCCAAACCGGTGTTGAAATCGCGGCTCAAGAGGCTCTTCGACCGGCAGTTCCCGAGCGTGCTGCGTAATAATTCCTCGGCGGCGACGGCGGCCGagttcgagccgagctccgtGTGCCTGGCCAAAATGGTGCAGAATTTCATCGAGGAGAGTCAGGATAGCAAATCGGCCGCGAAATGCGGCCGGAACCGCTGCAACTGCTTCAACGGCAACATCAACGACAGCTCCGACGATGAATTTGACGTCTCCAGTGGTTTTAACGAGTCCGGCACGTCCCCTTCAGCTGTTGATTCTTTGGAAATGCTCAAGGTAAGGTGTCCTTATAACCAGTTATCTGGATCAGCTTACGCCCGTCTCCATAAATCCAGTGCCTTCTCCTATACGTATATTTCGGTTCAATCTGAAGTGTATCTCTGCGTGCAGAGTTTGATTCCGTGTGCGAGTGTTGACGAGAGACATCTCTTAGCGGAGACGTCGAAGATCGTCGAAAAGAACAAAATCTGCGAGAAAAAGGATCTGAGGAAAATCGTAACCGACGGCCTGTTGCTTCTTGGCTACGATGCTTCCATTTGCAAATCGCGTTGGGAAAAATCCCCCGGCCCCTCGTTTCCTGCCGgtacacacacactctctctctctctctcaatcgcCTGCCTGTTGAAATGATAAATGTAAAAGTGGTTAATGAAACACTCAACTGATGAGTCAAAATATTTAGATCTTCTAATATTCGTTCATAGAATGTGTTTGTATGTGATTATATGAAGATTTTAATTCGATCTTCGTCGGATGAAGTAttaatgtttttgtgtgtgatTATGCAGGGGAATATGAGTACATAGACGTGATTGCAGAAGCGGAGAGAGTTATAATCGACGTCGATTTCAGATCAGAGTTCGGGATAGCCCGACCGACCGGAGGATACAAACTGATTCTCCAATCGCTACCGTTGATTTTCGTCGGCAGGTCTGATCGTCTCCAACAGATTGTTTCGATCGCGTCGGAAGCGGCGAATCAGAGCCTGAAGAAGAAGGGGATGCACGTTCCGCCGTGGAGGAAGGTTGAGTACATGAGAGCCAAATGGCTCTCTTCTCACACcagaaccgccgccgccgcggcTCCACAAAATGACGTCGTGGACGAGgctgaaaaaattgaattagTTAGGGCTGAGAGCGAAGGCGGAGAGTTGGAATTGATCTTCGGGGAGAAGACGGCGGCAGCAGAAGTGAATTCCGCCGAAACAGAAGCGGAGGCGACGGGGGACGGAGGGTTGTTTCCGGCGATGGCGTGCCCGTGGAAGCCGCCGGCGGTGAAACCGAAGAGATGCGAGAGAGGAGGAGCCAAGGTGGTTACCGGATTAGCTTCTCTCCTCCGGGAAAAACCCtaacaaattttggattttttgtttcagttttttttttttaataattcagAGAAAcatatgaaaatatatatagagagaggagAAACTATATACTCCTATAACCAGAGTTTCGGATAATCGAGAAATCTATTAAAATCCCCTGCTtcgtttttttttggcaagaggGTATATCATGTAATATGTGAATCAATGGCGATATCGCGCTTGTAATAAATTAGTTTAAATTTAGCAGACTTATCTAATTGTTAGTAGAACATGCTTGAGCTTCGGATGATCGGTAAATGGTTTAATCCCTCGTTTTCGTTCGTTTTTTGTTGGCAAGGGAATCATGTAATATGTGAATCTACGAATGAATGTATATCGTGATTGTAATGAATTAGTTTGAATTTAGTAATGAATTAGTTTGAATTTAGTAGACTTATCTAATTGTGAATAGAAAATGCTGAGTTGCGAATAGTCACCTATGTATCTCGTCGACCAAAACCGTGGACTGCAGGAGTATTACCTTCTGGCGGAATTGCCACAATGACTCTCCGTTTGCAAAAACAAGGAATTGCCACAATATGGCCTTGTATGATCAATTTCCTCTGGCGGTTTCATCTCCGGACAGCAAAAGCTTGTTTCGATTTTTGCCCGGACAAACCTTGTTTCGTTTTTTGTTGGCATGGGGATCATGTAATAGTGTtccacttttagaaaaagtagaTTTTGggaaaagaatgtaatttcaaggtTAAAATTCATGTGTtgacgtaaataattttcctatcaatatggatcttgtttgatatatctcattaagatattttaaacggtgcaaaaaaaattaaaaaattatttttcatttttattatatttgaatttgaaattaacttctttttgaaaaagagcaGAACGGGGCTATGTGATGTGGTGGGCCGAATCCAACTTGGCCACGGGTTGGCCCGTAGGTTGATACGGCGAGGCTAGGAGACGAGCGTGATGGGTTGGACTCGTGCATGCGGTTTAGGCCTAGGCCATATGCGAGTAGTGGGTTTAGGCGAAGGGAGGTG is a window encoding:
- the LOC131316808 gene encoding uncharacterized protein LOC131316808, encoding MPPMKIQPLDSQAYNESLIRNTDAAKPVLKSRLKRLFDRQFPSVLRNNSSAATAAEFEPSSVCLAKMVQNFIEESQDSKSAAKCGRNRCNCFNGNINDSSDDEFDVSSGFNESGTSPSAVDSLEMLKSLIPCASVDERHLLAETSKIVEKNKICEKKDLRKIVTDGLLLLGYDASICKSRWEKSPGPSFPAGEYEYIDVIAEAERVIIDVDFRSEFGIARPTGGYKLILQSLPLIFVGRSDRLQQIVSIASEAANQSLKKKGMHVPPWRKVEYMRAKWLSSHTRTAAAAAPQNDVVDEAEKIELVRAESEGGELELIFGEKTAAAEVNSAETEAEATGDGGLFPAMACPWKPPAVKPKRCERGGAKVVTGLASLLREKP